The following coding sequences are from one Candidatus Nitrosopumilus sp. SW window:
- a CDS encoding response regulator, translating to MVNKDVVLIVEDSPAIGMLLKNYLEKLGYTQIHTCDNGSTAISTFTELVSQGKQPIVLLDFMLPDMDARSILTQMLEVKPDVRVILETATEKDDAGIKELIRLGVYQYLEKPIRFENLQSIFQTIEKEQDFFLKESEQQQIQKQEEKNQEQKFNEQIDFILKSTPQITLNKIAGIIDTDVDSVSKYLQQLENNGKITRTEDKKEIACNQCDSVRTSQIFYCPSCKSSNFKLGKLIEHYDCGNITEESTYEDDHCPNCKKEIKALGVDYRVMKNHYICNNCKEFFPEISVEYLCLKCENKFALEDARWKSSINYKVTSM from the coding sequence TTGGTCAACAAAGATGTTGTTCTGATAGTAGAAGACAGTCCAGCTATTGGAATGCTGTTAAAGAATTATTTAGAAAAGTTAGGTTACACACAAATCCACACTTGTGATAACGGATCTACTGCAATTTCCACTTTTACTGAACTAGTTTCTCAGGGAAAACAACCAATTGTGTTACTTGATTTCATGCTTCCAGATATGGATGCTCGTTCTATTCTTACTCAAATGCTTGAAGTAAAACCAGATGTTCGTGTAATTTTAGAAACTGCAACTGAAAAAGATGATGCAGGAATCAAAGAATTGATCAGATTAGGGGTATATCAATATCTGGAAAAACCAATTAGATTTGAAAATCTTCAAAGCATATTCCAAACTATTGAAAAAGAACAAGACTTTTTCTTAAAAGAATCAGAACAACAACAAATACAAAAACAAGAAGAGAAAAATCAAGAACAAAAATTTAACGAACAAATTGACTTTATTTTAAAATCTACACCTCAAATCACTTTAAACAAAATTGCTGGAATTATTGATACTGATGTGGACTCTGTTTCAAAATATTTGCAGCAATTAGAAAATAATGGAAAAATTACTCGTACTGAAGATAAAAAAGAGATTGCGTGTAATCAATGCGATTCTGTAAGAACATCTCAGATATTTTATTGTCCAAGTTGTAAGAGCTCCAATTTCAAACTAGGAAAATTAATTGAGCATTATGATTGTGGAAATATTACAGAAGAAAGTACCTATGAAGATGATCACTGTCCTAACTGTAAAAAAGAGATTAAAGCACTAGGTGTAGATTACCGTGTCATGAAGAATCATTACATTTGTAATAACTGTAAAGAATTCTTCCCAGAAATCTCAGTCGAATACCTCTGTTTGAAATGTGAAAACAAGTTTGCACTAGAAGATGCAAGATGGAAATCTAGCATAAATTACAAAGTAACTAGTATGTGA
- a CDS encoding DsbA family protein: MIHGPSLAIGAGISAVVLVIVFLSFDGINNEPELVMQPTPTVQPEGPAKVTMETFLSNGSPILGDSNAPVTLVEFGDYQCHFCNVFFHSTEGDILKNYIETGKVRMIFKDYNIIGPDSINASHGAHCANDQNMFWEYHDILYNNWTGENNGWASSENLLRFAQEIGLDVDKWSECMINGEHSQTIVASNDDARALELTGTPAFFVIGPDGKVTRLFGAQPYDTFQRVFETELEKRS; the protein is encoded by the coding sequence TTGATACACGGTCCATCTTTGGCAATAGGTGCAGGAATTTCTGCAGTTGTCTTGGTAATTGTGTTTTTGAGTTTTGATGGAATAAATAATGAGCCTGAACTAGTAATGCAACCGACACCAACAGTTCAGCCAGAAGGACCTGCAAAAGTAACTATGGAGACATTTTTGAGTAACGGTTCGCCCATTTTGGGAGATTCTAATGCACCAGTAACTCTAGTGGAATTTGGAGATTATCAATGTCATTTTTGCAATGTCTTTTTCCATTCAACTGAAGGAGATATTTTGAAAAACTATATTGAAACGGGTAAAGTTAGAATGATCTTCAAGGATTACAACATCATTGGTCCTGATTCCATTAATGCATCTCATGGTGCACATTGTGCAAATGATCAGAATATGTTTTGGGAGTATCATGATATTTTGTATAATAATTGGACTGGAGAAAATAATGGATGGGCATCATCAGAGAATTTGTTACGATTTGCACAAGAGATTGGATTAGATGTGGATAAATGGTCTGAGTGTATGATAAATGGTGAGCATTCTCAAACTATTGTTGCAAGTAATGATGATGCTAGAGCACTAGAACTAACTGGAACTCCTGCATTTTTTGTAATAGGACCGGATGGCAAAGTTACAAGATTGTTTGGAGCACAACCTTATGACACATTTCAAAGAGTCTTTGAAACAGAGTTAGAAAAACGTAGTTAG
- a CDS encoding hydroxymethylglutaryl-CoA synthase family protein, whose protein sequence is MAAGIDDIAIYIPRLYIDAADFAKARGLDPVKLQKGLGVSQMAIVDANQDPAILAANACLKIMQKNKLSPEDIGRLYVSTESSFDESKAMNSYVIGMLEQVYGQGAFEHCGGVETKFACVSGSYALYDNTNWIRAGEAEGKHALVVVSDIAKYDMGSSGEMTQGAGAVVMLLNDKPRLLAFDPKVTSTSIKDEYDFYRPFGKETPIVHGQYSNMLYMIQVRKALEAYKKKVISSGLINIEPGETILDHMDYINMHLPYSNMGKKALAYLVRHEWRQLPRWKKILQEIGMEEPVPKDPRGTIESVLGDEEFMAKDHEFTKLFTKTPEYQEVYESKLASSLIASSMIGNLYTASLYLGFRSSLEFEYQKGINLEGKRVGFGSYGSGSSAMVFSGVIQPEFEQIVKNMNLEAEIGERRKLTWEEYEELHENKISPEDSMLHSKKEFSLVDVKTETESRGERRYVYNE, encoded by the coding sequence ATGGCAGCTGGAATTGACGATATTGCAATATACATCCCCCGATTGTACATTGATGCCGCAGATTTTGCAAAGGCCAGAGGATTAGACCCAGTAAAATTACAAAAAGGTCTAGGAGTTTCTCAAATGGCAATAGTCGATGCTAATCAAGATCCTGCAATCTTGGCTGCAAATGCTTGTTTGAAGATTATGCAAAAAAACAAGCTATCCCCAGAAGATATTGGTAGATTATACGTTTCAACAGAATCATCTTTTGATGAGTCAAAGGCAATGAACTCTTATGTCATCGGAATGCTAGAGCAGGTTTATGGTCAAGGCGCATTTGAGCACTGTGGTGGTGTTGAGACTAAATTTGCATGTGTTAGTGGTTCTTATGCTCTATATGATAATACAAATTGGATTAGGGCAGGAGAAGCTGAAGGAAAACATGCACTGGTAGTTGTATCAGACATTGCAAAATATGACATGGGATCTAGTGGAGAGATGACTCAGGGTGCAGGAGCAGTAGTAATGCTTCTTAATGATAAACCAAGACTATTGGCATTTGACCCCAAAGTGACCTCAACTTCAATTAAAGATGAATATGACTTTTACAGGCCATTTGGAAAAGAGACTCCTATAGTTCACGGTCAATACTCTAACATGCTATACATGATTCAGGTGAGAAAAGCACTTGAAGCATACAAGAAAAAAGTAATCTCATCAGGACTAATCAACATAGAACCAGGGGAGACAATACTAGACCACATGGATTACATCAACATGCACTTGCCATATAGTAACATGGGAAAGAAAGCATTGGCATATTTGGTAAGACATGAGTGGCGTCAGCTTCCAAGATGGAAGAAGATATTACAAGAAATTGGAATGGAAGAACCAGTTCCAAAAGATCCTCGTGGAACTATTGAATCAGTGTTGGGAGATGAAGAATTTATGGCAAAAGATCATGAGTTTACAAAATTATTTACAAAAACTCCTGAATACCAGGAAGTGTATGAATCAAAACTTGCAAGTTCATTAATTGCATCTAGTATGATTGGTAACTTGTACACTGCATCATTGTATTTGGGATTTAGAAGTAGTTTAGAATTTGAATATCAAAAAGGAATCAATTTGGAAGGAAAGAGAGTCGGATTTGGTTCCTATGGTAGTGGAAGTAGTGCAATGGTGTTTAGCGGAGTGATCCAACCAGAATTTGAGCAGATTGTAAAGAATATGAACTTGGAAGCAGAAATCGGAGAGAGACGAAAATTAACTTGGGAAGAATATGAAGAACTACACGAAAATAAAATTTCTCCTGAAGATTCAATGCTTCACTCCAAGAAAGAATTCAGTTTAGTTGATGTAAAAACTGAAACAGAATCCAGAGGCGAAAGACGTTATGTCTATAACGAATAA
- a CDS encoding response regulator: protein MAKKVLIVDDTISILDMLKDSLTSEGYEVETVNNSTKGLEMIKTDAYDIVLLDIQMPEMTGLEIISSLKDTSIIHTTKIVLMTASEIPSEDLTNLMKVGVAAWIRKPINLEILSGRLKTL, encoded by the coding sequence ATGGCAAAAAAAGTTCTGATAGTAGATGATACCATTAGTATTTTAGATATGTTAAAAGACAGTTTGACATCTGAAGGTTATGAAGTTGAAACTGTAAACAACAGTACAAAAGGGCTAGAGATGATCAAAACTGATGCATATGACATAGTTCTGTTAGACATCCAAATGCCAGAAATGACAGGATTGGAAATTATTAGTTCATTGAAAGATACATCAATTATACATACTACAAAAATTGTTTTGATGACTGCATCAGAGATTCCTAGTGAAGATTTGACAAACTTGATGAAGGTAGGCGTTGCAGCATGGATAAGAAAGCCAATTAATTTAGAAATTCTTTCAGGACGATTAAAGACACTGTAA
- a CDS encoding prohibitin family protein — protein MSKYQSPSVSVNMGAAKGIAVAIVVLIIVGVVATASVKIVDSGHRGVLLHWNAVDLTQPPLDEGLHFVVPFQDEVVNIEVRTLKYANDARSASKDLQTVETTVTVNYHPDKEAVHRLYKNLGLDYENRVIQPAIEETVKQVTANYNAEELITKRPLVKADIESSIRDRLNQFDVVTEVISITDFEFSPLFAQAIESKVEAEQKALKAENDLRRIEVEARQREANAIGLANANIAEAKGEAEAIAIINKALAENPNYLDWLKTQAWDGKLPLVVGEGGTPFIQIPVTP, from the coding sequence TTGTCAAAATATCAATCTCCTAGTGTTAGTGTGAATATGGGTGCTGCAAAAGGAATTGCAGTGGCAATTGTAGTTTTGATCATAGTTGGAGTAGTGGCAACTGCTTCAGTAAAAATTGTAGATTCTGGACACAGAGGTGTATTATTACATTGGAATGCTGTTGATTTAACACAACCACCACTTGACGAAGGTCTGCATTTTGTTGTACCATTCCAAGATGAAGTAGTTAACATTGAAGTTCGTACTCTAAAATACGCAAATGATGCTAGAAGTGCATCAAAAGATTTGCAGACAGTAGAGACTACTGTTACTGTAAACTATCACCCTGATAAAGAAGCAGTACATAGATTGTACAAAAATCTGGGACTAGATTATGAAAACAGAGTAATTCAGCCAGCAATTGAAGAAACAGTAAAACAAGTAACTGCAAATTATAATGCTGAAGAATTAATCACAAAACGACCTCTTGTCAAAGCAGACATTGAATCATCCATTAGAGATAGATTAAACCAATTTGATGTAGTAACTGAGGTAATTTCAATTACTGATTTTGAATTTTCACCATTATTTGCTCAGGCAATTGAATCTAAAGTAGAGGCAGAACAAAAGGCACTCAAAGCAGAAAATGACTTGAGAAGAATTGAAGTTGAAGCTCGACAGCGTGAGGCCAATGCAATTGGTCTTGCAAATGCAAATATTGCAGAAGCAAAAGGTGAAGCAGAAGCTATTGCAATTATCAATAAAGCCCTTGCAGAGAATCCAAATTACCTAGATTGGTTAAAGACACAAGCCTGGGATGGAAAATTACCTCTAGTAGTTGGTGAAGGTGGAACTCCATTTATTCAAATTCCAGTGACTCCATAA
- the bioD gene encoding dethiobiotin synthase, whose product MKSIFIAGTDTDVGKTYITAGLAVALRKMDVDVGVMKPFAAGTAQKKGYKSEDVEILARASKTTDPENLVNPQFFPIPASPYTAWKNLKTKPKISTILTSFKKLSKLHDMILVEGMGGIMTPILKDYYITNLIKELKIPTVIVTRSKVGTVNHTIMTVKMCEKYKIPIKGIIINDFDDGYSVKNLKRDLENLTGVKVLGSIPFIKDMSDSALNSIFKNNIDLKSLLK is encoded by the coding sequence TTGAAATCTATCTTTATTGCAGGAACTGACACTGATGTTGGTAAAACCTACATCACAGCAGGACTGGCAGTTGCATTGCGAAAAATGGATGTAGATGTTGGAGTCATGAAACCATTTGCAGCAGGAACCGCCCAGAAAAAGGGTTACAAATCAGAAGACGTTGAAATTTTAGCAAGAGCTTCAAAAACAACTGATCCTGAAAATTTGGTAAATCCTCAATTCTTTCCAATTCCTGCATCTCCATACACTGCTTGGAAGAATCTTAAAACAAAACCCAAAATTTCAACCATTCTAACTAGTTTCAAAAAATTATCAAAACTCCATGACATGATTCTTGTAGAAGGCATGGGAGGAATTATGACTCCAATTCTCAAAGACTATTACATTACAAATCTAATCAAAGAACTCAAGATTCCTACAGTAATTGTGACTAGAAGCAAAGTTGGAACTGTTAATCATACTATAATGACTGTTAAAATGTGTGAGAAATACAAAATTCCAATCAAAGGAATAATCATTAATGATTTTGATGATGGTTATTCTGTAAAAAATCTAAAAAGAGATTTAGAGAATTTAACTGGCGTCAAGGTTCTGGGTTCTATTCCATTTATCAAAGACATGAGTGATTCTGCTCTTAATAGTATCTTTAAGAATAATATTGATTTGAAATCATTATTAAAATAA
- the bioA gene encoding adenosylmethionine--8-amino-7-oxononanoate transaminase encodes MKEWNSFDKIIKAKGVWLEDSKGNKMIDAVASMWCNVWGHSNPQLVKAITNQSKKLQHSSMFNITNEPAEQLANNLVKISPRMHKVFYSDNGSSAMEIAIKIALQYWKNIGEKKTEIATIENGYHGDTFGAMAVGYVPQFFGKFKKQLFQTMQFPVPNKYRLPKGYTLTDYQNHCLEKIEKQFSKNNKIAAFVMESGAQVAGGVIIYPKGFQKKISQLCKKYNVLFVLDEIATGFGRLGSMTQYQEQKSIPDIIAYGKMLTGGYLTMAATLANKKVYDSFSGEFNDWKHLFHGHTYTGNPLAASVANENIKMYKKNNLIKKIQKTSKVFEEYYDEISEIDIVGDIRHKGMLMGIELVTDRQKKTPIHPKKSINKIFYETGKKNGIYLRTLGNIVMLVPPLAISEKELNSLIKRTIKTIKNAKSQVV; translated from the coding sequence ATGAAAGAATGGAATTCATTTGATAAAATTATCAAGGCCAAAGGAGTCTGGCTTGAAGACTCAAAAGGTAACAAAATGATTGATGCTGTAGCCTCTATGTGGTGTAATGTTTGGGGTCATTCCAACCCTCAACTAGTCAAAGCAATCACAAATCAAAGCAAAAAATTACAACATTCTTCAATGTTCAACATCACAAATGAGCCTGCAGAACAACTGGCAAACAATCTTGTAAAAATATCACCTAGAATGCACAAGGTATTCTATTCAGATAATGGCTCTTCTGCAATGGAGATTGCAATTAAAATTGCATTACAGTACTGGAAAAATATCGGAGAGAAAAAGACAGAGATTGCAACTATAGAAAATGGATATCATGGTGACACATTTGGCGCAATGGCAGTAGGTTATGTTCCACAATTCTTTGGGAAATTTAAAAAACAACTTTTTCAAACAATGCAATTTCCAGTTCCAAACAAATATCGACTACCAAAGGGATACACGTTAACGGACTATCAAAATCACTGTCTAGAAAAAATTGAGAAACAGTTTTCAAAAAATAACAAAATTGCAGCATTTGTCATGGAAAGTGGTGCACAAGTTGCAGGTGGAGTAATAATTTATCCAAAAGGATTTCAAAAAAAGATTAGTCAATTATGTAAAAAATACAATGTTTTGTTTGTCTTAGATGAAATTGCAACAGGGTTTGGAAGATTAGGATCAATGACACAATACCAAGAACAAAAATCTATTCCAGATATTATAGCATATGGGAAAATGTTGACTGGAGGATATCTAACTATGGCAGCAACTCTTGCAAACAAAAAAGTCTATGATTCATTTTCAGGAGAATTTAACGATTGGAAACATCTATTCCACGGACATACTTATACTGGAAATCCACTTGCAGCATCAGTTGCAAATGAAAATATCAAGATGTATAAAAAAAATAATCTAATTAAAAAAATCCAAAAAACATCCAAAGTGTTTGAAGAATATTATGATGAAATTTCTGAAATCGATATTGTCGGAGATATCAGACACAAGGGAATGCTTATGGGAATAGAACTAGTTACAGACAGACAGAAAAAGACACCGATTCATCCAAAAAAATCTATCAATAAAATATTCTATGAAACCGGAAAGAAAAACGGGATTTATCTCAGAACCCTGGGCAACATAGTCATGCTTGTACCACCTCTGGCAATTTCTGAAAAAGAGCTAAATTCACTCATAAAACGTACCATCAAGACAATCAAAAATGCAAAATCACAAGTAGTCTGA
- the bioB gene encoding biotin synthase BioB, with translation MSALEFIKECQEKVFSGNHITAEDAEKLLNIPEENLKDLAKCANEITRDFNGEKVDVEQLNNIKKNACSEDCTFCGQSAFFDTGIETYQLPTPEEVVSKAQKAKEEGAESYCLVAAWREPSKTDFEKVCKIITEINEKVGISVECSLGFLTEEQAKKLKELKVKRYNHNLETAKSKFPEICTTHTYEDRLKTLGIARDAGLELCTGGIIGLGETREQRLELTLELARLFPEEVTINILVPVPGTPLELQTDLPNSEIVRMFSVIRFLLPESVIKISGGRETQLNDSGEELLQSGANGIITSGYLTMGGNEAQKDREMIEKIGLQA, from the coding sequence ATGAGTGCTCTAGAATTCATCAAAGAGTGTCAAGAAAAAGTATTTTCAGGAAATCACATTACTGCTGAAGATGCCGAAAAATTACTGAACATTCCAGAAGAAAATCTTAAAGATTTGGCAAAATGTGCAAATGAGATTACACGAGATTTTAATGGAGAAAAAGTAGACGTAGAGCAACTAAATAATATTAAAAAAAATGCATGCAGTGAAGATTGTACGTTTTGTGGACAATCTGCATTCTTTGATACAGGTATAGAGACATATCAATTACCAACACCAGAAGAAGTGGTATCAAAAGCTCAAAAAGCAAAAGAAGAAGGAGCTGAGTCATATTGTCTAGTAGCTGCATGGAGAGAACCATCAAAAACAGATTTTGAAAAAGTTTGCAAAATAATTACAGAGATAAATGAAAAGGTGGGAATTAGTGTTGAGTGTAGTTTAGGATTTCTAACAGAAGAGCAAGCAAAAAAACTCAAAGAACTCAAAGTCAAAAGATATAATCATAATTTAGAGACTGCAAAATCAAAATTCCCCGAGATATGTACTACTCACACATATGAAGACAGACTAAAAACATTAGGAATTGCAAGAGATGCAGGTTTGGAGTTGTGTACGGGTGGAATTATTGGTTTAGGGGAAACCAGAGAACAGAGATTAGAATTAACATTAGAACTTGCAAGACTATTTCCAGAAGAAGTTACAATAAACATACTAGTACCAGTTCCAGGAACTCCGTTGGAATTACAAACAGATTTACCAAATTCAGAAATTGTTAGAATGTTTTCTGTGATCAGATTCCTATTACCTGAATCAGTCATTAAAATCTCTGGAGGTAGGGAAACACAACTCAATGATTCAGGAGAAGAATTACTGCAAAGCGGAGCAAATGGAATTATTACTTCAGGTTACCTTACAATGGGTGGCAATGAGGCTCAAAAAGACCGTGAAATGATTGAAAAAATTGGCCTCCAGGCATAA
- a CDS encoding pyridoxal phosphate-dependent aminotransferase family protein, which produces MKKLASRHKLDFVDAELQTIKQNNLYRKLRYGKAQGAHITINGKKLLNLCSNDYLGIPITKIQANQLQSSSRLVSGNDESYKKLEKSLAKHKSQQNSLIYPTGYMANLGSISAIAKKGDLILSDELNHASIIESCKLTDAKVSIYKHNDMQDLQNKSKQKAKNKFIITEGIFSMDGDLSSLKQITEIADKTNAITIVDDAHGDFVIGKDGKGTPNHFNVGKKIDLYISSLSKGLGSFGGYIAAQNNVVDLCINKSKSFIYTSALPSFLVKHSLKRFESNREKQKKKLEKNTKLLSKGLKEIGFEINSKSQIIPIIIGNEKSAMNFGKFLFDNGVFAQPIRYPTVPKNQARLRISVTAWLQDRDIVRALDIFQKAYVKFC; this is translated from the coding sequence TTGAAAAAATTGGCCTCCAGGCATAAACTTGACTTTGTGGATGCAGAGTTACAAACAATAAAACAAAACAACCTATACAGAAAATTACGATATGGGAAAGCTCAAGGGGCACACATTACAATTAATGGAAAAAAACTTCTCAATTTGTGCTCAAATGACTATCTAGGAATACCAATAACAAAAATTCAAGCAAATCAACTTCAATCAAGTTCAAGACTAGTTTCAGGAAATGATGAATCATACAAAAAATTAGAAAAATCTCTTGCAAAGCACAAATCTCAGCAAAACAGTTTGATTTATCCTACAGGATATATGGCAAACTTGGGTTCAATTTCTGCAATTGCAAAAAAAGGAGATTTGATTCTCAGTGATGAGTTAAATCATGCAAGTATTATTGAATCATGCAAATTAACAGATGCTAAAGTTTCAATCTACAAACATAATGACATGCAAGATTTGCAAAACAAATCAAAACAAAAAGCAAAAAACAAGTTCATCATAACTGAAGGAATTTTTAGTATGGATGGAGATTTATCATCACTAAAACAAATTACGGAAATTGCAGATAAAACTAATGCCATAACAATTGTCGATGATGCACATGGAGATTTTGTAATTGGAAAAGATGGGAAAGGTACACCAAATCATTTCAATGTTGGAAAAAAAATTGACCTGTACATTAGCAGTCTAAGTAAAGGATTAGGATCATTTGGAGGATATATTGCAGCACAAAACAATGTAGTTGATTTGTGTATAAACAAATCAAAATCATTTATCTATACATCAGCATTGCCATCATTTTTGGTAAAACATTCTCTAAAGAGATTTGAATCAAACAGAGAAAAACAAAAAAAGAAACTAGAAAAAAACACCAAACTGTTATCAAAAGGCCTCAAAGAAATAGGTTTTGAGATAAACTCAAAATCTCAGATAATCCCAATTATCATAGGAAATGAGAAATCTGCAATGAATTTTGGAAAATTTCTGTTTGATAATGGAGTATTTGCACAACCAATCAGATATCCAACCGTACCAAAAAACCAAGCCCGATTAAGAATTTCAGTCACAGCATGGCTACAAGATAGAGATATTGTAAGAGCACTAGATATCTTTCAGAAAGCATACGTAAAATTCTGCTAA
- a CDS encoding cytochrome c biogenesis CcdA family protein translates to MAEITLAVAALAGLSSFVAPCILPMIPAFLAYISGTTLSELNQKDGTKTFSINRTNIVLNSVFFVLGFSVVFSTLGVIINSALSSTSGELVEGLNQIGGVIIIGFGVFLLLSMKINKLNLEKKFFPKRSKASYPMSFVFGLAFAAGWTPCVGPILGTILTLAATTPSVAFNLLLVYSLGLGIPFILIGIFYSRASKIIRSMSRHLKYYNIILGGFIVILGILVYTNQLAYIANFPLLNELLFLG, encoded by the coding sequence ATGGCAGAAATAACTCTCGCAGTTGCAGCACTAGCAGGACTAAGTTCATTTGTTGCACCATGTATTTTGCCTATGATTCCAGCATTTCTTGCATACATTTCAGGAACCACACTATCAGAGTTAAATCAAAAAGATGGAACAAAGACATTTTCAATAAACAGAACAAACATTGTTCTAAACTCTGTATTTTTTGTACTAGGGTTTTCTGTAGTTTTTTCAACACTAGGAGTGATTATCAACAGTGCGCTTTCATCAACATCAGGAGAACTGGTAGAAGGACTTAATCAAATCGGAGGGGTAATTATAATTGGATTCGGAGTATTCTTACTACTTTCAATGAAGATAAACAAATTAAATTTAGAAAAAAAGTTTTTCCCAAAAAGATCAAAGGCAAGTTATCCAATGTCATTTGTTTTTGGATTAGCGTTTGCAGCAGGTTGGACTCCATGTGTTGGACCAATCCTGGGAACAATACTTACACTTGCAGCAACAACGCCTTCTGTTGCATTCAACTTACTGTTAGTGTATTCATTAGGATTAGGAATTCCATTTATCTTAATTGGAATCTTTTATTCTAGAGCAAGTAAAATAATTCGTTCAATGAGCAGACATCTAAAATATTACAACATTATTTTGGGAGGATTTATTGTAATTTTGGGAATTCTAGTATACACGAATCAACTAGCATATATTGCAAACTTTCCACTTCTCAATGAATTATTATTTTTAGGGTGA
- a CDS encoding redoxin family protein → MKSEIKTAIILVTAIGIGITALSLSFSTLDQANVSNITSSDSTNIDKSGFKKAPDLVGIAHYLNTTPEELAQEIEGKVVLYDIWTYSCINCIRTLPYITAWDDKYSDQGLLVIGIHSPEFEFEKIPENVKMSIEKHGINYPVVMDNDMETWKAFENRYWPRKYIADHEGYIRYDHIGEGGYQETEKIIQQLIKERSDALGIQMASASSLVDIEEFEHTLFRTPELYFGYYFAQNRNQLGSQEGFQPDKIVVYQESDKIELHKFYPVGTWKNHEDSMELISETGVIKLLYNAKEVNIVTANNAELEIYLDGEPLPDQYSGSDITSENILNVSEPGLYNIISSEDSASHVLEIKIKGKGFQIFTFTFG, encoded by the coding sequence ATGAAATCAGAAATTAAAACAGCAATTATTCTTGTAACAGCCATAGGGATAGGAATTACAGCCTTAAGTTTGTCATTTTCAACACTTGATCAAGCCAATGTTTCAAACATAACAAGTAGTGATTCTACAAACATAGACAAATCTGGATTCAAAAAGGCTCCCGACTTGGTAGGAATTGCACACTATCTGAATACAACTCCAGAAGAATTAGCTCAAGAGATAGAAGGAAAAGTAGTGTTGTATGACATTTGGACATATAGTTGCATTAATTGCATCAGAACTCTCCCATACATTACAGCATGGGATGACAAATATTCTGATCAGGGATTATTAGTAATTGGTATCCATTCTCCTGAATTTGAATTTGAAAAAATTCCCGAAAATGTAAAAATGTCAATTGAAAAACATGGAATCAATTATCCAGTTGTCATGGATAATGACATGGAAACATGGAAAGCATTTGAAAACAGATACTGGCCAAGAAAATACATTGCAGATCATGAGGGATACATAAGATATGATCATATCGGCGAAGGTGGATATCAAGAAACAGAAAAAATCATTCAACAATTAATTAAAGAAAGATCAGATGCATTAGGAATTCAAATGGCATCTGCATCTTCATTAGTAGATATTGAAGAATTTGAACATACATTGTTTAGAACCCCTGAATTGTATTTTGGATATTATTTTGCACAAAACAGAAATCAATTAGGCAGTCAAGAAGGATTTCAACCAGACAAGATAGTAGTGTATCAAGAATCAGACAAAATTGAATTACATAAATTCTATCCAGTTGGGACATGGAAAAATCATGAAGACAGTATGGAGTTAATTTCAGAAACTGGAGTGATAAAATTACTGTATAATGCAAAAGAAGTAAACATTGTCACTGCAAATAATGCAGAACTTGAAATTTATCTTGACGGAGAACCACTACCAGATCAATATTCTGGAAGCGACATTACATCAGAAAATATCCTAAATGTTTCAGAACCGGGATTGTATAACATCATAAGTAGTGAGGATAGTGCTTCTCATGTATTAGAAATTAAAATCAAAGGTAAAGGATTCCAGATATTCACATTTACCTTTGGATAG